The genomic stretch TCACGAAATTTTACGAATCTCCTGTCGGTAAAAAAATGGCTGCCGCACAACCGGCAATCGCTACTGAAAGTATGGCTGTCGGACAACAATGGGGAATGAAGATTGCGACGAAAGTACAGGAGTCGTTGAAGGCGAAAGGGTATTTATAGGAGTTGATAAAGTTTATAAGGCCGTTTGGTAATCAGCTCTCCCCCTGTGTAAGGGGGAGTCGGAGGGGGTAGTACATGGCTTTATAAACCTTATGACTTTCAAATTTGTTTATTTTGTTGAGATGAATTGGCTGCAAAAATATAGAGAGGATTATTCGGCGACGATCAAAATCGGGATGCCGATTGTGTTGGGACAATTAGGGATTGTGGTTGTCGGATTGGTGGATAATATTATGGTGGGACATTTCAGTACGTCTGATTTGGCAGCCGCTTCTTTCGTGAATAGCGTGTTTAATATTCCGATCCTGTTCGGGATGGGATTTTCTTATGGCTTGACGCCTTTGGTCGGACAATTCTTCGGGCGAGGTGACAAGTTCAGGGTTGGCGGGTTGTTGCGTAACAGCCTGTTGGCAAACTTTATGATCGGTTTATTCCTTTCTGTGGTGATGGGAATTATGTACTTGAATGTACATAGGATGGGACAACCGGAAGAGTTGTTACCCTTGATTCGGCCTTATTTTTTGTTGCAATTGACTTCTCTCGTGTTTGTTATGATGTTTAATAGTTTCAAGCAGTTTGCTGATGGCATCACAGATACAAAGACTTCCATGTGGATTATGTTGTCGGCTAACCTGTTGAATATTATCGGAAATTCCCTATTGATTTATGGTGTGTGGGGACTTCCGGCATTGGGATTGACAGGAGCTGGAATTTCTACTCTGACCTCGCGGATTTTCATGTTCGTGGCTTTTGCTATTCTCTTTTTCCGGAAACAATCTTATCGGCGTTACCTTGTCGGTTACCACCGAACGACTTATAACACGGGAGATTTGAAAGTGTTGAATAGAATGGGGATGATGGTCGGTTTACAAATGGGAATGGAGACAGCATTATTTAGTATCAGTGGAGTTATGATCGGTTGGTTGGGAACGGTTCCCTTGGCGGCCCATCAGGTGGTGGCCTCTATCTCCACGTTAGG from Butyricimonas virosa encodes the following:
- a CDS encoding MATE family efflux transporter — encoded protein: MTFKFVYFVEMNWLQKYREDYSATIKIGMPIVLGQLGIVVVGLVDNIMVGHFSTSDLAAASFVNSVFNIPILFGMGFSYGLTPLVGQFFGRGDKFRVGGLLRNSLLANFMIGLFLSVVMGIMYLNVHRMGQPEELLPLIRPYFLLQLTSLVFVMMFNSFKQFADGITDTKTSMWIMLSANLLNIIGNSLLIYGVWGLPALGLTGAGISTLTSRIFMFVAFAILFFRKQSYRRYLVGYHRTTYNTGDLKVLNRMGMMVGLQMGMETALFSISGVMIGWLGTVPLAAHQVVASISTLGFMVYYGVGSAVSIRVSNFFGRGDIAGVRRATLAGAHLLGLLAILVSVFFLLVREHIGWLYTSSEDVVNLVAVLMVILVFYQFGDSLQIIFANALRGVADVTSMAVISFIGYFVIALPVSYICGFVLDWGIEGIWLGYPVGLTLTGGMMCWRFYYFLRKKG